The region AGGATCAGCTGATAATCGCCACGGCCTTCAAACAGCGAGACCTTGCCCCGCACCTTGACCGCGAGGCCATCTTTAAGGGCCTGGCGCACCCGGGCCGCATTGTTGCGGAACAAGGCGCATCGCACCTGGGCGCCGCTGTCCTTGAGGGTGAAATACACGTGGCCGGACGCCGGGCGGGCGAGGTTGGAAATTTCGCCCTCCACCCAGATGTTGCTGAACACGTCTTCGAGCAATACCCGCGCACGGCCGTTGAGCTGGCTGACGGTCAGGACTTCTCGGTCGAGGTTGAGTCTTGCAAAGGGGTCTTTAATCATGCGGGCCATCATAAGGGCGGATTGTTTCGACTGCACCTGTCTGGTTAAAGTCGCGCACTGATGACAGGGACGTAAACCATGGATTTGCTTGATGTGATGAATGTCTTACCGTTTACCGGTAGTGAATGGTTGTTGATTGAGCTGGGCATTGCGCTGGCTTATATCGTATTTGGTGTCGCAGGTTTTGGTACGGCGCTGGTGGCCGGGCCGATTTTGATCCTGTGCCTGCCGTTGTCGAAAATCATCCCCTTGCTGGTGTTGCTGGACTTTGTGGCGGCCTTTGGCAATTGGTTGCCGGCCCGACGCGATGTGGCGCGCCCCGAGCTGCTGCGCTTGTTGCCGTGCATGGCGCTCGGATGTATAGCGGGAGTGATGTTTTTGCTGAACCTCAAGTCCGATCTGTTGTTGCTGTTGATGGGCATTTTTATCAGTGCCTACGCGCTGTATAGCCTGGCACTGAAAGTCCGGCCGACGCAGGTGGCTGCAGGCTGGTCGATCCCGACCGGTGTGGTGGGTGGCCTGTTTGGCGCGATGTTTGGCAGCGGCGGCTTTCTGTACGCCCTCTACCTCAATGCCCGGTTGCCCAAGGAGGCTGCGCGCGCGACGCAAAGCGCCCTGATCAGTTGCAGCACAGTGGTGCGCTTGAGCCTGTTCGTGATTGCGGGGGTGTATGCTGACGGCGCTCTGCTGCTATTGGCCGTTTGTCTGTTACCTGCGATGGCATTGGGCTTGTGGATCGGCCGTAGGGTGACACACAAACTGTCCAGAGAGGCCTTTGTGCGGCTGGTGACATGGCTGGTGCTGGCCAGCGGTGTTGCCTTGATTGCACGTTATTTGAGTGCTTGACCTGAGGGGGTGAGGCTTTATGCTGCGCCCCATGCCTTCAGGTCGCCCCGGCC is a window of Pseudomonas taetrolens DNA encoding:
- a CDS encoding sulfite exporter TauE/SafE family protein, coding for MDLLDVMNVLPFTGSEWLLIELGIALAYIVFGVAGFGTALVAGPILILCLPLSKIIPLLVLLDFVAAFGNWLPARRDVARPELLRLLPCMALGCIAGVMFLLNLKSDLLLLLMGIFISAYALYSLALKVRPTQVAAGWSIPTGVVGGLFGAMFGSGGFLYALYLNARLPKEAARATQSALISCSTVVRLSLFVIAGVYADGALLLLAVCLLPAMALGLWIGRRVTHKLSREAFVRLVTWLVLASGVALIARYLSA